Genomic DNA from Bacteroidota bacterium:
TAATGAAAATAACGCTAAAAGTCCGATTAAGAAACCGGAATTTGAAATATAAAAATGACAACAGATTTGGGGATTTGTCGTGATATAACGTAGTTGTGTGGCATACAGAAGAACCGACACAGACAACCAGATAATGAAAAACAGACATTAAATATATTGAAAAATGATATATTTATTCTAAATTTGTCAATTCAATTCTAAAATGATTATGAATAGAATTAAGGAAGTATTAGAAGCAAAAGGAATTAAACAAAAGTGGCTTGCTGAAAAACTCGGTAAAAGCTACAATATGGTAAATGCTTATGTGCAAAATCGACAACAACCAAGACTGGAAGTTCTTTTTGAAATTGCCAAAATACTTGATGTTGACCCAAAAGATTTAATTAAACAAAAAGTATTATAAAATATGGCAAAAAAGAAACAGAAGATAAAAATTATGCTTAGCTCTACTGTCTATGGTTTTGAAGACCAATTGTCACAGATTACTGCTCAATTAAATTTATTGGATTATGAAGTACTTAATTCTTATAATGGTAGTATAAAGGTAAATCCAAAATTATCAAATTTGGAAAATTGCTTGAATGCCGTTGAGGAATGTGATTTGTTTTTAGGAATTATCCGTCCTTTTTATGGTACAGGAAATATTGGAGAGAAGAATATTACCTTTGAAGAAATAAAAAAAGCTATTGCTCTCAAAAAACCATATTGGTTCTTAGTGCATCGTGATGTTGTATTTGCTCGTTTGCTCTTTGAAAAACTAAAACTAAAAAGTGGTGATAAAATTGAGGTGGAAAAGAATAGATTCTTCGATCCAAGAACAATTGATGTTTACGAATATGTTATTGAAAATCACATTCCTGTAAGATTGAGAAATGGAAATTGGGCACAAGAGTTCTATCGTTTGGATGAAATGATGATTTATGTAAATAGTGTCTCTAAGAAAACTCTGCAAAATTAGATTCCTATCTTTTTGCGATATTTTTATCTTTCTCAACTCACTGATGCTAAGGCATCGCCTCGTCTCAAAAAATAAAAATCTCATCAAAAATCTTAGAAATCATAAAATTTGATAGTTTTCTTAGAGGCACTAAATACTCAATTTTCTGATAAAAATTTTGTAGAAAGTATTATAAATGAAAAACCAACAAATAATGGATAATAGTTTTATTATAGATAACTTACTCCAACAACAAGAGAGTGTTCGTTTAGAATTTAAAGAAAAGCCTAATAAGGCTATGATTGCTAGGGTTATTACTTCTTTCATTAATACACAAGGTGGTGATTTAATAATAGGTATTAAAGATGATAAAACTATTAATGGAGTTGAAAATGCAGAAAAGGTTCATAATGATATTAAAAAGTTTTTAATAGAAGAAATAAAACCTAATGCACCTATCTCTGTTCAATTAATTCAATACAAAAGAAAAGAAATTATACTAATAAGTGTATGGGAAGGAGCTAAAAAGCCATATCAATACAAAGGCAAAAT
This window encodes:
- a CDS encoding helix-turn-helix transcriptional regulator — translated: MNRIKEVLEAKGIKQKWLAEKLGKSYNMVNAYVQNRQQPRLEVLFEIAKILDVDPKDLIKQKVL
- a CDS encoding DUF4062 domain-containing protein; the encoded protein is MAKKKQKIKIMLSSTVYGFEDQLSQITAQLNLLDYEVLNSYNGSIKVNPKLSNLENCLNAVEECDLFLGIIRPFYGTGNIGEKNITFEEIKKAIALKKPYWFLVHRDVVFARLLFEKLKLKSGDKIEVEKNRFFDPRTIDVYEYVIENHIPVRLRNGNWAQEFYRLDEMMIYVNSVSKKTLQN